From one Anabas testudineus chromosome 21, fAnaTes1.2, whole genome shotgun sequence genomic stretch:
- the ecrg4a gene encoding augurin-A → MASQQLYLRLIGLAALLTVLALRDVSSDSSLHKILRKRDVAGAGTGSSKLSVAIQPSKAQEFLAKLRRTKRNIWDRSRPDVQQWIMQFMYMGYDEQRLETDLSYWMDQARAGDQGRQHHYDENSPIGPRYPSSYRHGANVNYDYY, encoded by the exons ATGGCATCGCAGCAGCTCTATTTGAGGTTAATAGGGCTGGCTGCATTGTTGACAGTATTGGCGCTTAGAG ATGTATCCAGTGACAGCAGCTTACACAAGATCTTAAGAAAAAGAGATG TGGCAGGAGCAGGTACTGGCTCCTCCAAGTTGTCTGTTGCCATTCAACCTTCCAAGGCTCAAGAGTTCCTGGCAAAGCTCCGCAGAACCAAGAGGAACATTTGGGATCGCAGCAGACCAGACGTGCAACAGTGGATTATGCAGTTTATGTACATGGGGTATGATGAGCAG AGGCTGGAGACTGACCTCTCGTACTGGATGGATCAAGCACGCGCTGGTGACCAAGGACGTCAGCACCACTACGATGAAAACTCCCCCATTGGCCCACGTTATCCCAGCTCTTACAGACATGGAGCTAATGTCAACTACGACTACTATTAA
- the uxs1 gene encoding UDP-glucuronic acid decarboxylase 1: MMKRVLWMVSGLNRRMMKLLFALALIAYIASVWGTYTNMRSIQEHGEMKIEEKIDEAVAPLREKIRDLEQSFSQKYPPVKFLSEKDRKRILITGGAGFVGSHLTDKLMMDGHEVTVVDNFFTGRKRNVEHWIGHENFELINHDVVEPLYIEVDQIYHLASPASPPNYMYNPIKTLKTNTIGTLNMLGLAKRVGARLLLASTSEVYGDPEVHPQNEEYWGHVNPIGPRACYDEGKRVAETMCYAYMKQEGVEVRVARIFNTFGSRMHMNDGRVVSNFILQALQGEPLTVYGTGSQTRAFQYVSDLVNGLVLLMNSNISSPVNLGNPEEHTILEFARLIKSLVVSRSQIQFLPEAQDDPQRRRPDIRKAKMKLQWEPVVPLEEGLNKTIQYFSRELEHQANNQYIPKPKAARMKKGRPRHN; the protein is encoded by the exons ATGATGAAGCGGGTCCTCTGGATGGTCTCAGGATTAAACAGAAGAATGATGAAGCTGCTTTTCGCCCTCGCTTTGATCGCCTACATTGCCT CTGTCTGGGGAACATATACAAACATGAG ATCAATTCAAGAACATGGAGAAATGAAGATTGAGGAGAAAATCGATGAA GCTGTGGCTCCTCTCAGAGAAAAGATTCGTGATCTGGAACAAAG TTTTTCTCAGAAATATCCACCTGTGAAATTCCTGTCAGAAAAGGATCGGAAGCGAATTTTG ATTACTGGAGGGGCTGGTTTTGTGGGTTCCCATCTGACTGATAAGCTGATGATGGATGGCCATGAGGTGACTGTGGTCGACAACTTCTTcacagggaggaaaagaaaCGTAGAGCATTGGATTGGTCATGAAAACTTTGAGCTGATCAACCATGATGTGGTGGAGCCTCTCTATATTGAAG tgGATCAGATCTATCACCTGGCATCTCCAGCCTCTCCTCCCAACTATATGTATAACCCCATCAAAACCCTGAAAACCAACACCATCGGTACTCTTAACATGCTTG GCCTTGCCAAACGTGTGGGTGCCAGACTTCTCCTGGCCTCTACTTCTGAAGTTTATGGAG ATCCAGAAGTGCACCCCCAAAATGAGGAGTACTGGGGACATGTGAACCCAATTGGTCCTCGAGCGTGCTATGATGAGGGGAAACGCGTAGCAGAGACTATGTGTTATGCATATATGAAACAG GAGGGAGTAGAAGTGAGGGTGGCAAGAATCTTCAACACGTTTGGGTCCAGAATGCACATGAACGATGGACGTGTTGTCAGCAACTTCATCCTGCAGGCTCTACAGGGAGAACCTCTCACT GTGTATGGCACTGGTTCCCAAACACGAGCCTTTCAGTATGTAAG TGATCTGGTGAATGGCCTGGTGTTGTTGATGAACAGTAACATTAGTAGTCCGGTCAATCTG GGGAACCCAGAGGAACACACCATATTGGAGTTTGCTCGTCTCATCAAGAGTCTTGTTG tgagccGTAGTCAGATCCAGTTCCTTCCAGAGGCCCAGGATGACCCACAGAGGAGAAGACCTGACATCCGAAAAGCCAAGATGAAGCTTCAGTGGGAGCCAGTG GTCCCGTTGGAAGAAGGCTTGAACAAAACGATCCAGTACttcagcagagagctggagcACCAGGCCAACAACCAGTACATCCCCAAACCTAAAGCCGCCCGCATGAAGAAAGGAAGACCCAGACATAACTGA